One stretch of Glandiceps talaboti chromosome 7, keGlaTala1.1, whole genome shotgun sequence DNA includes these proteins:
- the LOC144438251 gene encoding glucose-fructose oxidoreductase domain-containing protein 2-like yields MKMLPSVGVFGYGSLARAKISILQAVGFKVEAVWAPSMELAQDIATDLNIPFYTDRVDDVLLHQNVDLVCISNPPIMHSQVAVKALGIGKHVLCEKPAGLNEVDAFKMVNAARYYPTLMSIMGHGLRFLPAFTRMKSLIKEGYVGKVQLCEIRVHCGSLLKEKYNWECDEVMGGGVLSVIGCHMIDIITYTINERAVKVNGVLKTFVPQTSKINGIRNITSDDFCTFQMELSEGTCASVSLNCHLPGVFSQEVLVVGTKGRLSVREADLYGQTYEMSKEEIIVADSLLISEQQRLGVSDAVLKELPLPYFKGVLKLICMLKDAFERKEDKLSWDPEPISMAATFEDGLYIQTVIDAIRNSNRSGLWERVAIMTEEPDPNPYLTSAAVNRSRHSITFT; encoded by the coding sequence ATGAAGATGTTACCTAGTGTCGGCGTATTTGGCTATGGGTCTCTGGCCCGTGCCAAAATATCCATACTACAGGCGGTAGGGTTCAAAGTTGAAGCAGTTTGGGCGCCTTCAATGGAACTGGCCCAGGATATCGCTACAGATCTCAATATTCCATTTTACACTGACAGAGTTGACGACGTGTTGCTACATCAAAACGTTGACTTGGTTTGTATTAGCAACCCTCCCATAATGCACTCCCAGGTAGCTGTTAAAGCTTTGGGTATAGGAAAACATGTATTGTGTGAAAAACCAGCAGGTCTCAATGAAGTAGATGCCTTCAAGATGGTAAATGCAGCAAGGTATTATCCAACTTTGATGTCAATTATGGGCCACGGACTGCGATTCCTGCCAGCTTTCACACGCATGAAATCCCTTATAAAGGAAGGATATGTTGGAAAAGTACAACTGTGTGAAATTCGTGTCCACTGTGGAAGTCTGCTAAAAGAGAAATATAACTGGGAATGTGATGAAGTGATGGGAGGAGGTGTCCTAAGTGTGATTGGATGTCACATGATTGATATCATAACATATACCATTAACGAGAGGGCTGTAAAAGTGAATGGTGTACTAAAGACATTCGTTCCTCAGACATCAAAGATAAATGGAATACGTAACATTACAAGTGATGATTTCTGTACTTTCCAGATGGAACTCAGTGAAGGGACATGTGCAAGTGTTTCTCTCAACTGTCATCTACCTGGTGTTTTCTCCCAGGAAGTGCTCGTTGTTGGCACAAAAGGTCGACTGTCTGTCAGGGAAGCTGATTTATATGGTCAGACCTATGAAATGAGCAAAGAAGAAATTATCGTCGCTGATTCTCTTCTCATTTCAGAGCAGCAAAGGCTTGGGGTTTCAGATGCAGTACTTAAAGAACTACCTTTGCCATACTTCAAGGGTGTCTTGAAACTGATCTGTATGCTCAAAGATGCATTTGAGAGAAAGGAGGATAAACTGAGCTGGGATCCAGAACCAATTTCCATGGCAGCAACATTTGAAGATGGCTTGTACATACAGACTGTGATTGATGCGATACGAAACTCTAACAGGAGTGGATTGTGGGAAAGAGTTGCTATCATGACAGAGGAACCAGACCCAAATCCATACCTTACATCGGCTGCTGTCAACAGAAGCAGACACTCAATTACTTTCACTTAA
- the LOC144437413 gene encoding acyl-coenzyme A diphosphatase NUDT19-like: MASMIKPWREAATLFVAAALGRKVGGFNYRVLLLKRHSKATFGDTYVIPGGVIDKADFSNDWHDYFTQKGLNNALKSLLYTRSHSAPILADKNHDTKITNEVAFRLCAIRETFEESGVLLITNPNDQNVQSGRRCSADTSKVMKMGQEELNEWRKRVHNNASEFIELCDTMNCVPNIWALAEWSNWLTPTYLSKRYDTAMFMCCLNSLPYAVHDDKELVDTQWLTPVEAWNYSKIGKLNLPHVYEFQRLRHFNNVNDLNNFMMKREAEGLHRWMGVRYTMTDGRLIALPGDDLYPQKPDVFNKSETEPINQSFEENRQRVQHLNRVEFKNPNELEFHCNVQPLDGHVMPVID, from the exons ATGGCATCAATGATAAAGCCCTGGAGAGAAGCAGCAACGTTGTTCGTCGCCGCTGCTTTAGGAAGGAAAGTTGGAGGTTTTAACTATCGCGTACTCCTACTCAAACGACACAGCAAAGCCACATTCGGAGATACCTATGTTATCCCAGGTGGTGTCATCGATAAAGCTGATTTCTCAAATGATTGGCACGATTATTTTACACAGAAGGGTTTGAACAATGCACTTAAGTCATTGCTCTACACTCGAAGTCACTCTGCGCCAATACTTGCCGATAAAAACCACGATACTAAGATTACCAATGAAGTAGCATTTCGACTCTGTGCTATACGAGAGACGTTTGAAGAATCTGGTGTTTTATTGATTACAAATCCAAATGACCAAAATGTTCAAAGTGGTAGGCGGTGTTCAGCTGACACGTCTAAAGTCATGAAAATGGGCCAAGAAGAATTGAATGAATGGAGAAAACGCGTGCACAATAATGCCAGTGAGTTCATTGAACTCTGTGATACAATGAACTGTGTACCCAATATTTGGGCACTGGCAGAGTGGTCAAACTGGTTAACGCCTACCTATCTGTCAAAACGTTATGATACTGCTATGTTCATGTGTTGCCTTAATTCCTTACCGTATGCAGTTCATGATGACAAAGAATTGGTCGATACACAA TGGCTAACACCAGTGGAAGCATGGAACTATTCCAAAATTGGTAAATTAAATCTACCTCATGTGTATGAATTTCAACGACTTCGTCATTTCAATAATGTcaatgatttgaataattttatgaTGAAAAGAGAAGCAGAAGGTCTTCACCGGTGGATGGGTGTAAGATATACAATGACTGATGGAAGGTTGATTGCACTTCCAG GAGATGACTTATACCCACAAAAACCTGATGTGTTTAATAAGTCAGAAACAGAACCCATCAACCAATCATTTGAAGAAAATCGTCAAAGAGTGCAACATTTGAATCGAGTGGAATTCAAAAATCCCAATGAGCTTGAGtttcattgtaatgtacagCCACTGGATGGACATGTTATGCCTGTCATTGACTAA
- the LOC144438269 gene encoding acyl-coenzyme A diphosphatase NUDT19-like, with the protein MASILKRWRDAATLIVAAKSAKPLDNFDYRLLTLRRHGKSNFMPNSYVFPGGVVDKADFANEWLDLYSENGLRSALSSILNISGNRPPMFTTKRDSKVPNELGYRISAIRETFEESGVLLVTDPKNVTEHRQGALKLASLGQIRHGELEQWRNRVSRNANVFIELCRSLHCVPDLWSLSEWSDWLTPSDLQPRRYDTAFFICCIDGAPTALIDDKEVVDLKWVTPTEALDDHKKEKLFLGPPQVYEIARLLNFQKLDTLCRFSVERQKAGLELWLPVRYNTTNGILSVLPGDSMYPVNPDFTGDKDIVDLNQTLYENRQSSKHLHRTEFRGVHDSATYCNIELPYGQISALTYPSDCNQNKAKL; encoded by the exons ATGGCTAGCATTTTGAAACGCTGGCGAGATGCTGCGACGTTGATTGTTGCTGCTAAAAGCGCAAAACCACTCGACAATTTCGACTACCGGCTTCTCACTTTGCGAAGACACGGTAAAAGTAATTTTATGCCCAATTCATACGTATTCCCGGGTGGTGTCGTAGATAAAGCTGACTTTGCGAATGAGTGGCTGGATTTATATTCCGAAAATGGTCTTAGATCAGCACTCAGTTCGATTTTGAACATCAGTGGCAACAGACCTCCCATGTTCACAACCAAACGGGATTCTAAAGTTCCGAATGAACTTGGGTATCGCATTAGTGCAATCCGGGAAACATTTGAAGAGAGTGGCGTACTGCTTGTGACAGATCCAAAGAACGTCACAGAACATCGACAAGGTGCATTGAAACTAGCATCACTAGGTCAAATACGACATGGTGAGCTTGAGCAATGGCGGAACCGTGTCAGCAGAAATGCGAACGTTTTCATTGAGTTGTGTCGATCCTTGCACTGTGTACCTGATCTATGGTCATTATCTGAGTGGTCTGACTGGTTAACACCCTCTGACCTACAACCAAGACGATATGACACTGCATTCTTTATCTGTTGTATAGATGGTGCCCCAACAGCTCTTATAGATGACAAAGAAGTAGTTGATTTAAAA TGGGTAACACCAACAGAAGCTTTAGATGATCACAAGAAAGAGAAACTATTTCTTGGCCCACCACAAGTATATGAAATTGCCCGACTCCTGAACTTCCAGAAGTTAGACACCCTTTGTAGGTTTAGTGTAGAAAGACAAAAGGCAGGTCTGGAATTGTGGTTACCAGTCAGATATAACACAACAAATGGCATTCTCTCAGTTTTACCAG GTGACAGCATGTATCCTGTAAATCCAGACTTCACTGGTGACAAGGACATTGTGGATCTCAACCAAACATTGTATGAAAACAGACAGTCATCCAAACACCTACACAGGACTGAATTCCGAGGAGTTCATGATTCAGCtacatattgtaatattgaacTACCATATGGACAAATTTCAGCATTGACCTACCCATCAGACTGTAATCAAAACAAGGCCAAATTATGA